One window from the genome of Yarrowia lipolytica chromosome 1B, complete sequence encodes:
- a CDS encoding uncharacterized protein (Compare to YALI0B18634g, weakly similar to uniprot|Q12234 Saccharomyces cerevisiae Chromosome XV reading frame ORF YOR216C RUD3 suppressor of USO1-1 transport defect P37.1.f4.1, similar to Saccharomyces cerevisiae RUD3 (YOR216C); ancestral locus Anc_8.636), producing the protein MGKKNKNKKAASAAPDNAAAEDVVVEDTNVPETPVTPETESKKETVETNGSSLEEQVAALKEQLSTTTKRLEVERDVAVKRKEAEIDQLKKEMESGDRDDKVNEEQVAQLKQQIEEYKKSSSQSEGEVKKLQGQLEEAKKGGDKEVSGLKKDLAEAKKEVEEAHKKTESLKSLEKEVSELKQKLQEAELANSSSDEVEKLQKKVSELELANSDTSTTNSTEITSLKEQLEAKTEQYDSLLDRITQIKSTLGERLKSDAAELADTREKLEKESEKVALLKDELVEQSQESKKLNQELKQAREKFQSEIDGLSRERDLLKREILVVQETANKSQGASSKYEIALSELKTVNSDLETRNSVLQDELTALKKSVQRYIAERKDLEDQVEELKNEKTSSSGELEKQILEHKTVSDSLRKDLDSALKETEELKSECKKLEDKLASASDFEKESKDKSLLIGKLRHEAVILNEHLTNALQMIKKSSEGDTVDKQLVSNLILSFVSLSRGDTKKFEVLQLISNFLEWDEQEKVQAGLSRSSFVTDGKLEKSSSSTQLSGQGGDRQPAVGFFGKFAEFLDREAGKK; encoded by the coding sequence AtgggcaagaagaacaagaacaagaaggccgcGTCAGCGGCTCCTGATAACGCAGCTGCTGAGgacgttgttgttgaggatACCAACGTTCCGGAGACCCCTGTTACCCCGGAAaccgagtccaagaaggagactgtTGAGACCAACGGAtcttctctggaggagcaaGTTGCGGCTCTGAAAGAGCAGCTTTCGACAACCACAAAACggctggaggtggagcGAGATGTGGCCGTGAAGCGCAAGGAGGCTGAAATTGATCAGTTGAAGAAAGAGATGGAAAGCGGAGATAGggacgacaaggtcaaTGAGGAGCAGGTGGCTCAGTTgaagcagcagattgaggagTATAAAAAGTCCAGTTCCCAATCTGAGGGGGAGGTGAAGAAGCTGCAAGGACAATTGGAAGAGGCTAAGAAGGGAGGAGATAAGGAAGTGTCTGGGCTAAAAAAGGACCTAGCGGAGGCTAAAAAAGAGGTCGAAGAGGCTCATAAGAAGACAGAGTCGTTGAAATCACTTGAGAAGGAAGTATCTGAGCTTAAACAGAAGTTGCAAGAGGCCGAGTTGGCGAATTCTTCCTCTGACGAAGTCGAAAAGCTTCAGAAGAAGGTCTCTGAGCTTGAGCTGGCGAACTCTGACACCAGTACTACCAATTCTACAGAAATTACCTCCCTGAAGGAACAACTGGAGGCGAAAACGGAACAGTATGATAGCTTGCTGGACCGAATCACACAAATCAAATCCACCCTGGGCGAACGACTCAAGTCGGATGCCGCTGAGTTGGCAGACACACGTGAAAAGCTTGAAAAGGAGTCCGAGAAGGTTGctcttctcaaggacgagctCGTTGAGCAGTCTCAGGAGAGTAAGAAGCTTAACCAGGAGCTCAAACAGGCACGGGAGAAGTTCCAGAGTGAAATTGACGgactgtcacgtgaacgAGATTTGTTGAAACGTGAGATTCTAGTCGTCCAGGAGACCGCGAACAAGTCTCAGGGTGCGTCTTCCAAGTATGAGATTGCTCTTTCTGAGCTCAAGACGGTGAACTCAGATCTGGAGACCCGAAACAGTGTTCTGCAAGACGAACTCACCGCCCTGAAGAAGTCGGTGCAAAGATATATCGCAGAAAGGAAGGACCTTGAAGACCAGGTCGAAGAACTCAAGAATGAGAAAACTTCCAGTTCGGGGGAGCTCGAGAAACAGATTCTGGAACACAAGACAGTGTCTGACAGTCTTAGGAAGGATCTGGATAGCGCCCTCAAGGAGACAGAAGAGCTCAAGAGTGAAtgcaagaagctggaggataAGCTGGCGTCTGCTTCAGACTTTGAGAAGGAATCCAAGGACAAGTCTCTGTTGATCGGAAAGCTGAGACACGAGGCTGTGATTCTCAATGAGCATCTCACTAACGCTCTGCAGATGATCAAGAAGAGCTCAGAGGGTGATACAGTCGATAAGCAGCTGGTATCCAACCTCATTCTGTCCTTTGTCTCTTTATCGAGAGGAGATACTAAGAAGTTCGAGGTGCTGCAGTTGATCTCCAATTTCCTGGAGTGGGACGAGCAAGAAAAGGTCCAGGCTGGTCTTTCCAGATCGTCTTTCGTAACAGATGGAAAGCTAGAGAAAAGCAGTAGTTCCACTCAGTTGAGTGGACAAGGGGGGGATAGACAACCGGCAGTTGGCTTCTTTGGCAAGTTTGCTGAGTTCTTGGATCGGGAAGCAGGTAAGAAGTGA
- a CDS encoding uncharacterized protein (Compare to YALI0B18678g, no similarity) — MSELKQVWKGYLNLEKLGDTPKHVSPLRKNSQKVPISLWDWHKTNLSSRDELVAEKLVSVSQLPLWMLIQVSPTPLTSLWVSCTHDELQKHLSQLLQGDSGLLISCRESLYLMHASEENRVALTLLGDPLEYAKMLKELVSESSVAPQPAVVTLQKVVQAAMRLRGIRTDEEGRQVYKHVLAAAEFSLRRELGEAGVEKMRDRVENILSLLY, encoded by the coding sequence ATGTCTGAGCTCAAACAAGTCTGGAAAGGGTATTTAAACCTGGAAAAGCTGGGAGACACGCCAAAACACGTCAGTCCACTACGCAAAAATTCACAGAAAGTCCCCATATCGCTGTGGGACTGGCACAAGACGAATCTGTCGTCACGCGACGAGCTGGTGGCCGAAAAACTCGTCTCTGTGTCTCAACTGCCGCTCTGGATGTTGATCCAAGTCTCACCAACGCCTCTCACATCATTATGGGTGTCATGCACCCACGATGAGCTTCAAAAACACCTTTCTCAGCTGCTACAAGGCGATTCAGGACTGCTGATTTCGTGCAGAGAATCCCTATACCTCATGCATGCCTCTGAGGAGAACAGAGTGGCACTGACGCTGTTAGGAGACCCTCTGGAGTACGCCAagatgctcaaggagctggtgaGCGAGTCATCGGTGGCTCCCCAACCAGCTGTAGTCACGTTACAAAAGGTTGTTCAAGCTGCTATGCGACTCAGAGGAATCAGAACAGACGAGGAGGGAAGACAGGTATACAAGCATGTGcttgcagcagcagaattCAGTCTGAGAAGGGAACtgggagaagctggagtGGAAAAGATGAGAGACAGAGTGGAGAATATTCTGTCGTTGCTGTATTAA
- a CDS encoding uncharacterized protein (Compare to YALI0B18656g, some similarities with uniprot|P41544 Saccharomyces cerevisiae YJL004c SYS1 multi copy suppressor of YPT6 singleton, similar to Saccharomyces cerevisiae SYS1 (YJL004C); ancestral locus Anc_5.207), with translation MPRAEALTPLSLLKQILLLQTIYYTIILILVGFSCWVSGDAFNLGLIFDWHSVRFDNTIGWTISMLWLIDTVFTVLAMTVIVGRSKLALDFTVTLHVINIIVSTIYTRALPTNGLWWLIQATSTVLMTILGTWTSQWRELRKTFFEEGYEMVSRNTNQPSNPV, from the coding sequence ATGCCCCGAGCAGAAGCACTAACGCCTCTCTCCCTTCTCAAACAGATTCTCCTTCTACAGACGATATACTACACGATTATCCTCATTCTGGTTGGGTTTTCGTGTTGGGTTTCTGGAGATGCATTCAATTTGGGCCTCATTTTCGATTGGCATTCTGTTCGGTTTGATAATACTATCGGATGGACGATAAGTATGCTGTGGTTGATCGATACCGTGTTTACAGTGTTGGCAATGACAGTCATTGTGGGACGATCCAAGCTTGCTTTGGACTTCACAGTCACCCTGCATGTTATTAACATAATTGTTTCCACTATCTACACCCGTGCCCTGCCTACCAATGGcttgtggtggttgatCCAGGCTACCTCGACGGTGCTGATGACTATCCTTGGTACTTGGACTAGTCAGTGGAGAGAGCTGCGCAAGACTTTCTTCGAAGAGGGCTACGAGATGGTAAGCAGAAACACCAACCAGCCATCGAACCCTGTCTAA
- a CDS encoding uncharacterized protein (Compare to YALI0B18590g, similar to uniprot|Q8TB37 Homo sapiens Hypothetical protein, similar to Saccharomyces cerevisiae CFD1 (YIL003W); ancestral locus Anc_7.136), giving the protein MRGFRLIAPIQRSIAIISRLQPITANFHSSPALRSHENPLGIPKSPASAPRIPRKTTRRPEPIAGVKKTIVVSSAKGGVGKSTVSVNTALSLAKRGLRVGLLDVDIFGPSIPTMFGLSGEPRMTHEGKLIPMSKFGIQVMSMGFLVDPNKAVAWRGLLVQKALEQLLQDVDWGTLDVLVMDLPPGTGDVQLTIAQTVKIDGAIIVSTPQDVALVDVVRGLDLFEKTYTKVLGLVQNMSVFVCPNCNHETHIFGVDGAVSKAKSRGLGVLGNVPLDPQICSQSDKGVPVAVSGGVQAKYYDKIAEGVAEQLGV; this is encoded by the coding sequence ATGCGCGGTTTTCGGCTAATTGCGCCGATCCAGCGCTCAATAGCCATTATTAGCCGTCTACAACCGATCACAGCCAACTTTCACTCTTCACCAGCTCTCAGATCACATGAAAACCCCCTGGGTATCCCGAAATCACCCGCGTCTGCGCCCAGAATCCCCAGAAAGACAACCAGACGCCCAGAACCGATAGCTGgggtcaagaagaccatTGTCGTCAGTTCGGCAAAGGGCGGGGTTGGCAAATCAACCGTCTCCGTGAACACAGCACTCTCACTGGCCAAACGAGGTCTGAGGGTAGGACTCCTCGATGTGGACATCTTCGGACCTTCCATCCCTACAATGTTTGGGCTATCAGGCGAGCCGCGTATGACACACGAGGGAAAACTGATTCCAATGTCGAAATTCGGGATACAGGTCATGAGCATGGGGTTCTTGGTGGATCCTAACAAGGCAGTGGCGTGGAGAGGACTGCTAGTACAGAAGGcgcttgagcagctgctACAGGACGTGGACTGGGGTACATTGGACGTTCTGGTGATGGACTTGCCACCCGGAACGGGAGACGTTCAACTGACTATTGCCCAAACTGTCAAGATTGACGGAGCCATCATTGTGAGTACTCCTCAGGATGTAGCTCTTGTGGACGTCGTCCGAGGTCTGGACCTGTTTGAAAAGACGTACACTAAGGTTCTGGGTCTGGTTCAGAAcatgtctgtgtttgtgtgtccCAATTGCAACCATGAGACTCACATCTttggtgttgatggagcAGTCTCTAAAGCCAAGTCTCGTGGTCTGGGGGTCCTGGGTAACGTTCCTCTTGATCCTCAGATCTGCTCACAGTCAGACAAGGGTGTTCCTGTTGCTGTGAGTGGAGGTGTTCAGGCAAAGTACTACGACAAGATTGCTGAGGGTGTTGCTGAGCAGTTGGGTGTATAG
- a CDS encoding uncharacterized protein (Compare to YALI0B18700g, similar to uniprot|Q8TG13 Neurospora crassa Casein kinase II alpha subunit CKA) yields the protein MSMEPRSKNPYSVARVFADVNAKMPQQYWDYDNLTITWGNIDNYEIYRKIGRGKYSEAFQGVCVVNKQQCVIKVLKPVKKKKIKREIKILQNVAAGPNIVSLLDVVRDPVNKTPSLIFEYVENVDFRQVFPKFKDYDIRYYIYQVLVALEYSHSKGIMHRDVKPHNIMYDPRRGKVRLIDWGLAEFYHSGTYYNVRVASRCYKGPELLYDLQQYDYSLDLWSLGCTLAGIIFRKDPFFHGSSNQNQLVEIAKVLGTSDMYKCLTKYGLKLPDIYNDILGTYPRQPWEKFVTSATQAIANPTAIDFLDKILRYDHQERLTAREAMDHEYFDPVRDDLRSINAQ from the coding sequence ATGAGCATGGAACCGCGATCGAAAAACCCGTACTCGGTTGCGCGGGTATTTGCGGACGTCAACGCCAAAATGCCCCAGCAGTACTGGGACTACGATAACCTCACGATAACCTGGGGCAACATTGACAACTACGAAATCTACCGCAAAATCGGCCGGGGCAAGTACTCGGAGGCATTTCAGGGCGTTTGTGTGGTCAACAAGCAGCAGTGTGTCATCAAGGTGTTGAAGCCCgtgaaaaagaagaagattaAGCGAGAAATCAAGATTCTACAGAACGTGGCGGCTGGCCCTAACATTGTGTCTCTTCTGGACGTGGTGCGTGATCCAGTCAACAAAACTCCCTCTCTCATCTTTGAGTACGTGGAGAATGTCGACTTCCGACAGGTGTTCcccaagttcaaggacTACGACATCCGATACTACATCTACCAGGTGCTGGTGGCCCTGGAGTACTCCCACTCCAAGGGAATCATGCACAGAGACGTTAAGCCCCATAACATCATGTACGACCCTCGACGGGGCAAGGTGCGACTCATCGACTGGGGTCTGGCCGAGTTCTATCACTCGGGCACCTATTATAACGTCCGAGTGGCGTCTCGATGCTACAAGGGCCCCGAGCTGCTATACGACCTGCAACAGTACGACTATTCGCTGGATCTGTGGTCGCTGGGCTGCACTCTGGCCGGCATCATCTTCCGAAAGGACCCCTTTTTCCACGGCTCGTCcaaccagaaccagctggtggagattgccaaggtGCTGGGTACGTCGgacatgtacaagtgtcTGACCAAGTACGGCCTCAAGCTGCCCGACATTTACAACGACATTCTCGGCACATACCCCCGACAGCCGTGGGAGAAGTTTGTCACCAGTGCCACCCAGGCCATCGCTAACCCCACTGCCATTGACTTTCTGGACAAGATTCTGAGATACGACCATCAGGAGAGACTGACGGCCCGGGAGGCCATGGACCACGAGTACTTTGACCCGGTCAGGGACGACTTGCGAAGTATTAATGCTCAGTAG
- a CDS encoding uncharacterized protein (Compare to YALI0B18612g, similar to uniprot|P32559 Saccharomyces cerevisiae YMR023c MSS1 mitochondrial GTPase involved in expression of COX1 singleton, similar to Saccharomyces cerevisiae MSS1 (YMR023C); ancestral locus Anc_2.573), with translation MLRNTKSTIYALSSASGRAAVSIIRVSGPDTSTVYKQLTNRTKTPPHRVATLATLKQPFSNPPKVLDHALTLFFNGPKSYSGEDLLELHVHGGPAVVRAVLDSIQRVKPSSGVPIRYAEPGEFSKRAFYNGKLDMTQIEGIGSMIEAETESQRQASLEASSGHSKKVYEAWREGIVENMALLTALIDFSDDNQGIDSGEVLVGKTKENVGRLLKDIKNHLAQVQRSEILRSGIVMSLLGAPNAGKSSLLNILAKRNAAIVSEEAGTTRDVVEIGLDVAGYKVVLGDTAGLRGGEQVGMVEKEGIKRARERFQKSHMIMAVLPADGCDHSSDIIAELKQLHAAEKQIVVAINKTDLVEDHVVEAFKNRLMEEIGLPRDSIIPVSCIASSGLETLLAKLSSEFSKITTIEGSDPVLASQRVKDNLIATVIPALETFMEYDLEAVVFATEELRMAAEGIGMITGQGIGIEEVLGAVFSKFCIGK, from the coding sequence ATGCTGCGAAACACAAAGAGCACCATTTATGCGCTCTCTTCCGCCTCGGGAAGGGCCGCTGTCAGCATCATTCGAGTCAGTGGACCAGACACCAGTACCGTCTACAAGCAGTTGACCAACAGGACTAAGACGCCTCCTCATCGTGTAGCTACCCTTGCTACGTTGAAGCAGCCGTTTTCCAACCCTCCAAAGGTCTTGGATCATGCCCTTactctcttcttcaacggTCCAAAATCATACTCAGGAGAAGATCTGCTGGAACTTCATGTCCATGGAGGTCCAGCAGTCGTGCGAGCTGTTTTGGACTCCATTCAGCGTGTGAAACCCAGCAGTGGAGTTCCTATCCGGTACGCTGAGCCAGGAGAGTTCTCAAAGCGTGCCTTTTACAACGGAAAGCTTGATATGACCCAAATCGAAGGAATCGGAAGCATGATTGAAGCTGAAACAGAGAGTCAACGTCAGGCATCGTTAGAAGCATCGTCTGGACACAGCAAAAAGGTCTATGAAGCCTGGAGAGAAGGAATTGTGGAGAACATGGCGTTGTTAACAGCTCTGATCGACTTCTCAGATGACAACCAGGGTATAGATAGTGGTGAGGTTCTGGTGGGAAAGACAAAAGAGAATGTTGGTCGTCTGCTAAAGGATATCAAGAATCATCTGGCTCAAGTTCAGCGGTCTGAGATTCTGCGGTCGGGTATCGTCATGTCCCTTCTTGGAGCGCCCAATGCCGGAAAGTCGTCTCTACTCAACATTTTGGCTAAACGGAACGCTGCTATAGTttcagaagaagcaggaaCTACTCGTGATGTTGTGGAGATTGGTCTGGATGTGGCTGGATACAAGGTAGTTCTTGGAGACACTGCAGGACtaagaggaggagaacaagtAGGCATGGTGGAAAAGGAGGGAATCAAAAGAGCAAGAGAACGGTTCCAGAAAAGTCACATGATTATGGCTGTTCTCCCCGCTGATGGTTGTGACCACAGCAGCGACATCATTGCTGAGCTCAAACAATTGCATGCTGCAGAGAAGCAAATAGTCGTGGCTATCAACAAGACTGACCTGGTTGAGGATCATGTGGTTGAAGCTTTTAAAAACAGACTCATGGAAGAGATCGGTCTGCCTCGCGATTCCATCATTCCGGTCAGTTGTATTGCCAGCTCTGGTCTCGAGACTCTCCTCGCTAAGCTGTCCTCTGAATTCTCCAAAATTACTACAATTGAAGGCTCGGATCCCGTGCTTGCCAGTCAGCGAGTCAAGGACAATCTGATCGCCACAGTAATCCCCGCGTTGGAGACATTCATGGAGTATGATCTAGAAGCCGTTGTCTTTGCCACAGAAGAGCTGAGAATGGCAGCAGAAGGAATCGGTATGATTACTGGCCAGGGTATTGGCATTGAAGAGGTTCTCGGGGCTGTTTTCAGCAAGTTTTGTATTGGAAAGTAA
- a CDS encoding uncharacterized protein (Compare to YALI0B18568g, similar to uniprot|Q6C5E4 Yarrowia lipolytica YALI0E18766g) — MKFTTLVLLTAVLQQAKAQNVIADGAIDGFSNGVISAHNSEINDAQAKSEVDQLVKYIASNPFIYDILDQAGNSVLVGFDTDSFPAFVTAVINSANSYEESPDFTTARSLISQYLPHYNVQQAISNVQSENTLYWNLFTANVKSFTTDAGVASAVSSGSARVSKLFSDLGIFATPTGDTSATPTSAVPTTSASPPSSSAAPSSSAVPSSSAAPSSSATPTSSEAPSSSEAVSSTPPSSEGVSSTAVSSTAVSSETPSSSTSQGNLSSTGASSSQAQFTSETPISTETGSSAVSSGSSAVSSGSSAVSSGSDVSSEASATPTSSGAFVTVTSVESITSTVVQTITHCSDNKCVTPTISLTTVVPTNPGITTIKTVVEGVTLTITVPCDTTTAGPEPQPTTEVVTYLPTTIVVGSQSLVVTPEPETVTYFPTTQGNNNPQPTNGGNQGNQVTTVVGPQPTNTDSTTYITQVITQTLTHCDGWFNWNCVTPTVTLTTVVPTDHATAAVQAVVSGNTYTLTVPYDTNTAPRAPQPTANSGSTPNVPAGNGGNAGIGGQQNGGQSTPANPTPGSQSENPKNGIQQANGASAVGVSIAAAVAGAFVFLL; from the coding sequence ATGAAGTTCACCACACTCGTTCTCCTCACGGCAGTCTTGCAACAGGCCAAGGCTCAGAACGTCATTGCCGATGGCGCCATCGACGGCTTCTCCAACGGAGTCATTTCCGCCCACAACTCCGAGATCAACGACGCCCAGGCCAAGTCTGAGGTCGATCAGCTCGTCAAGTACATTGCCTCCAACCCTTTCATCTACGACATTCTTGACCAGGCCGGAAACTCGGTGCTAGTCGGCTTCGATACTGACTCTTTCCCTGCCTTTGTCACAGCTGTTATCAACTCTGCTAATTCCTACGAAGAATCTCCCGACTTTACCACAGCTCGTTCGCTCATCTCTCAATACCTGCCTCACTACAACGTCCAGCAGGCCATTAGCAACGTCCAGAGCGAGAACACCCTGTACTGGAACCTGTTCACCGCCAATGTGAAGTCTTTCACTACCGACGCTGGCGTCGCAAGCGCTGTTTCCTCCGGTTCTGCCCGTGTGTCCAAGCTCTTCTCCGACCTGGGTATCTTTGCTACCCCCACAGGTGACACCTCTGCGACTCCTACTTCTGCCGTACCTACCActtcagcttctcctccttcttcctcagccgctccttcttcctcagcggtgccttcttcttccgccgctccctcttcttcagccaCTCCTACTTCCTCTGAAGCTCCTTCCAGCAGTGAAGCAGTCTCTTCTACGCCCCCTTCTTCCGAGGGCGTTTCTTCCACCGCCGTCTCTTCCACCGCCGTCTCTTCTGagactccttcttcatccaCTTCTCAGGGCAACCTCTCTTCGActggagcttcttcttctcaggcCCAGTTCACTTCTGAGACCCCTATTTCTACCGAGACTGGCTCGTCTGctgtctcttctggctcgtctgctgtctcttctggctcctcCGCTGTCTCCTCCGGCTCTGATGTCTCATCTGAGGCTTCTGCCACCCCCACTTCCTCTGGCGCCTTCGTCACTGTGACTTCTGTTGAGTCTATCACCTCCACAGTTGTCCAGACAATCACCCACTGCAGCGACAACAAGTGTGTCACCCCCACCATCTCTCTTACCACAGTTGTGCCCACCAACCCCGgcatcaccaccatcaagaCCGTTGTGGAGGGCGTCACGCTCACCATAACCGTTCCTTGTGATACCACTACAGCAGGTCCTGAGCCTCAGCCCACTACTGAGGTAGTTACCTATCTGCCTACTACTATTGTTGTGGGTTCACAATCTTTGGTCGTGACACCCGAACCTGAAACCGTGACCTACTTCCCTACCACTCAGggcaacaacaaccccCAGCCTACAAACGGCGGTAATCAGGGAAACCAGGTCACTACTGTTGTTGGTCCTCAGCCCACCAACACGGACTCTACTACCTACATCACCCAGGTCATCACCCAGACCCTGACCCACTGCGATGGCTGGTTCAACTGGAACTGTGTCACTCCCACAGTCACGCTGACCACCGTTGTCCCTACAGACCATGCCACTGCCGCTGTGCAGGCCGTCGTCTCGGGTAACACCTACACTCTGACAGTTCCTTATGATACCAACACCGCTCCTCGAGCACCCCAGCCCACTGCCAACTCTGGCTCCACTCCCAATGTTCCTGCTGGAAATGGTGGAAATGCCGGCATTGGCGGCCAGCAGAACGGTGGCCAGTCTACTCCTGCTAACCCTACTCCTGGTTCTCAGTCGGAGAACCCTAAGAACGGCATTCAGCAGGCCAACGGCGCTTCTGCCGTCGGTGTTTctattgctgctgccgtcGCTGGTGCCTTTGTTTTCCTTCTCTAG